The Amycolatopsis jiangsuensis nucleotide sequence GTCCGCGGTCGAGAAGGCGTGGAGTGGCCGATAGATCCGTACCCATGTCTTGACGCGCTCCTAGGCTGCTGTCCGCGGATGTCCGGGGCGGGGACTGCCAGGCCGACCACCGTCGCACAGCCGGTGCGCCGCGGCTAGCGGCCAAACTGGTGCTGTCGGTCACGGGGGGTGGACCGCCGGAGCGGAATCCGCCGTTCGTACCACGGGGCGCCGGTCGTTCGGACCAGCAGGCGCCGCTGGGCGCGGATGCGAGACTGTCCGATGTGGCTGAACTGATCTTCACCGAGGACGGCGCCCATCCGGGGCTCGACGACTTTCGCGACCTGTCCACAGCGGACCGCCGTCCGGACCGCCCGGGCGGGCGGGGACTGGTGATCGCGGAAGGCACGGTGGTGGTCGGCAGGCTGCTCGCGTCGCGGTACCCGGTGCGTGCGCTGCTCGGTGTACATCGTCGGGTCCGCGAGCTGGAGGGCGCGCTCACGGATCTGGACGTACCCGCCTACGTGACGTCCGCGGAGACGATGGCCGGGGTCGTGGGTTTCCATCTCAACCGCGGCGTGCTGGCGGTGGCGGACCGTCCGGTTCCGCCCACGGTGGGCGAGATCGTCGACCGCGCGAAGGTGCTCGCGGTGCTGGAAGGCGTGGGAGATCACGAAAACCTGGGCGCGCTGTTCCGCAACGCGGCCGCACTCGGCGTGGACGGCGTGCTGCTCGGGCCCGGCTGTTCGGATCCGCTGTACCGGCGCAGTGTGCGGGTGTCGATGGGGCACGTGCTCCGGGTGCCGTTCGCGTCCTTCGACGCGTGGCCCGACGGGCTGGATGTCCTGCGCGACCGTGGTTTCCGGGTGGCGGCGCTCACCCCGCGGCCGGATTCGATACCGCTGCGCGGGCTGCGGGACCAGCTGCCCGGCCCGATCGCGCTGATGCTGGGTGCCGAGGGCCCGGGGCTGAGCGAGGAGGCGATCGCGGCGGCCGACGTCGCGGTGCGGGTCGAGATGGTGGCCGGCGTGGATTCGCTGAACGTGGCCACCGCGGCGGCCATCGCCTTCCACGAGGTCGCCGCGGGTTGAGCGATTCCGGCAGGGGCATCCCCCACTAAGGTGGCATTCGCCGGACGTTCCCGGCGCGGAAGGACACCATGGAGCTGCGGATCCGGGGCGAGCACGCGGTGCTCGCCGGGCCCGGCGGCGAGCAGGGGCGGGAGGTCGACCCCCGGCGGCTCGCGATCGGTGCGGACCTCGCCGAGGCGTTGCACGAATGGGCGCGCGTCGCGTCCGCCGTGACGCGAGCCGAAGCGGGTACCGACGCCGCGCGTGCGGTGGTGGCCCAGCGCGGCCGTCAGCTCGCCGTCCGCCTGGCGGCGGTGATGGGCACGCAGGTCCGGTTCGTCGATCCGGTGACCGGAGCCGAGACGGTGATCGAGCCGCCGGCCCGCGAACGGGGGCCACGCCGGGCGGGCCGGTCGAGCGCGGCTCCCGAGCCGACGCCGTGGTTCACCGGTCTGACGGTGTCGTTGTTCTCCGCCATCGTGGTCGTCGTCGCCATGCTTGCCCTCGCCGGCACCCTCGCCCGCGAGACGAGCGGCTGGCTCGCCGTGGTCGCCGCTCTCGTGGTGACCGGCGGCATCGTGCCCTCGCTGTGGCTGGGCCGCCGCGTGCCGATCCTGCGCTGGGCCGTGTACGGCGTGGGTGGCGGACTGGTCGTGGCCTGGGCCGGTGTGCTGGCGACGGTGTGGTGAGCGGCCGATACTGGGCCGATGGCACCGCTGGAGGAACTGCGAGCCCTGTGCACGGCCCTGCCCGAGGTCACCGAGCGGCTGAGCCACGGTGAGCCGACCTGGTTCGTCCGGGGGCGCACGACGTTCGTGATGTACGCCGCCCGCCACCACGACGACCGGCTCGCGTTCTGGTGCGCCGCGCCGCCCGATGTGCAGGAGGAGCTGGTGAGCACCGAGCCGGACCGCTTCTTCCGCCCGCCCTACGTCGGGCACCGCGGCTGGCTCGGCGTACGCCTCGACGTGGAGGTCGACTGGGCCGAGGTGGACCACATCGTGCGCGAGGCCTACCGGCAGGTGGCGCCGCCGTCGCTGGCCGCCCTGCTGGACGGCTGAGGGTCAGCCCCGCTGGGTGCGGACCCCGAGCAGCACGTCCTCCCAGGACGGCACGATCGGGTGGTTCTTCTTGGGCTTCGTGCGCGGCTGCTCGGCGCCGTCCTCGTCACCGGGCACGCGGGGGATCTCGCGGGTGTCGTCGTCCTCGTCCCGTTCCCCTGGACCCTCGATCTCCGGCACTTCGTCGGTCGAGTCGAGCGTGGGCTGCACCACGGCATCGCGCGCGGGCTCGAGCGCGCGCACGGTGCGGGGCGCCCGGTAGGCGTTCGGGTTGAGCAGGACTTCGGCGTTCTCGTCGAGCGCGTGCACCGTGCCGCCGTGTGCACCGGGGGAGAACGACCAGTGCGCGCGGTTGTCCGAGCGCCCGGCCTTCCAGCGCAGCACCACGACCCACTTGCCGTCTTCGCCGCGCCAGGCGTCCCACTGGGCCTGGCCGTAGTCGTGCCCGCGCACCCCGAAGGCGTACGCGATGACCTCGCCGAGGGTCTGCACGTCCGGCCCGTCCTCGCGGACCGGGTGCGCGCTCTGCGCCAGCTCCGCCGTGCGGGAGCGCTCCAGAAGCACCGGGTAGGCGAACCGCTCCACGCGCTGTGCCGAGACACCCGCGCTGCTCGCGACCTGGTCGACGGACTCGCCGGCGCGGATTCGCGCCTGGATCTCGCGTGGCCGCATCTGGCTCTCCAACTCGATCTCGATCTGGCCCAGCCGGGCGATGTCCCCCCTCGCCGCTGCTCGCAGCCTCTCATCCGCCGGGAGCAGGAAGCGGGTACGGCTCGCCGGGTCCTCGAGCACGAGGGACTTTCCGTCCTCGTGCAACCCGACCACCCGCAACGCCCGCATTTCTCGCCTCCCCGGTCTTCACCTTTGTGGGTGTCCACGTTAGAACGGCGCGTCGGCTTGACCGGTGAGGCGCGCCGAGGCGCCCGGCGTCCGCCGCCGCAGGTGATCATCTTCTCAGCCGCGCCGGTGAGGCGAGTGCCGTGACACGCCGGACACGTTCCGTCACGAACGAGTGGATTACCCGTGCGGCGGCAGCCGGACCGAGACGACCAGCCCGCCCCGCGTGCCTGGCCGGGCGTGTGCCTCACCGTCGTGCGCACGCGCCACCGACGCGACGATGGACAGGCCGAGCCCCGCGTTGCGTGCATCCCCGGTGCGCTCCGCGTCCAGCCGCCGGAACGGCTCGAACAGCCCGGCTGCGGCCTCGGCGGGCACCACCGGCCCGGAGTTGCGGACGGTGAGCGCCGGATCGCCGCCGACCTCGACGTGCACCCAGCCCCCGCGGGTGTTGTAGGTGATGGCGTTGACCACGAGATTGGTCACGAGCCGTTCGAGCAGTACCGGATCGCCCGCGACGGTCCGTGCCGGCAACCGGGTCTCGACGGTCACGCCTGCCTCCGCGGCCTGCCCGGCGGTCGCTTCGACCACGCTGGTGACCACCTGGTCGAGCCGTACCGGAGACCGGCTGGCCAGCCCGCGGTCACTGCGCGCGAGCACCAGCAGGCCCTCGATCATCCGTTCGCTGCGTTCGTTGGTGAGCAGCAGGTGCTCGCCGAGCTTGCGCAGCTCCGGACCGGCCTGCGGATCGGCCAGCGAAACCTCGATCAGCGTGCGCTGCACGGCGAGTGGAGTGCGCAGCTCGTGGGAAGCGTTGGCGACGAACCGTTTCTGGCTGTCGAAGGCCTCGCCGAGCCGGTCGAGCATGCCGTCGAAGGTGTCCGCGAGCTCCTTGAGCTCGTCACCCGGGCCGTCGAGGTTGATCCGCCGGTCGAGCCGTCCCGCTTCGAGCTTCCGTGCGGTGGAGGTGATCGTGTGCAGCGGCCGCAGCGTGCGGCTCGCCATGATCCAGCCGAAGAACACCGCCAGCGCGGCCGCGACGAGCAACGCGATCGCGGACCCGACGAGCAGCGTGGACAGCGTGGTGGAGCGGTAGTCCGAAACCACCGACACCGCTGTGATGGTGTCGGACGGCGCCGGTCGCGCGGGCAGCGCCGGGCTGATCTGGACGGCGGAGCCGGCCGACTGCGTGAGATCCACGACGGGGCGGGTGGCGACGAACCCCGCCGCCTCCGGCAGCGAACTGTTCACCAGCAGATAGTTGATCACCAGCAGGGCCAGCCCGGCGAGCAGGAACAGCCCGCCGTACAGGGCGGTGAGCCGGGTACGGATGGACAGCCGCATGCGCTTCACACGCCGAACCGGTAGCCCGCGCCGGGCACGGTCTCGATCACCTGCGGTTCTCCCAGTTTGCGGCGCAGGGTCATCATGGCGACCCGCACCGCGTTGGTGAACGGGTCGGCGTGCTCGTCCCAGGCCTTCTCCAGCAGCTCCTCGGCGCTGACCACGGCACCCTCGGCTCGCATCAGTACCTCCAGCACGGCGAACTCCTTGGGCGAGAGCGAGAGGAACCGGCCGGCCCGGGACGCCTGGTGCCGGGGCAGGTCGAGCACCACGTCGCCGCGTTCCAGCACCGGCGGCAGCGCGGGCCGCGCGCGGCGGCCGAGCGCCTGCACCCGGGCCACCAGCTCGGCGAACACGAACGGCTTGGTCAGGTAGTCGTCGGCACCGAGGCCGAGCCCGGCGACGCGGTCCATCACGTCCGCGGCCGCGGTCAGCATCAGCACCCGCGCCTGCCCGCCCTGCTCCAGCAGCGCCCCGCACACCTGGTCGCCGTGCACCAGCGGCAGATCCCGGTCCAGCACGACCACGTCGTAACCGTGCACCCCCACCCGCTCCATCGCCTGCCGCCCGTCGTAGCACACGTCGACGGCCATGGACAGCCGGCGCAGGCCCTCGGCGACCGAATCGGCGAGCAGCCGCTCGTCCTCCACCACCAGTACCCGCACCGGCTCATTTCTACCGGGTGGCGGATAAGCGCGGCATAAGCGGTTTCGCTTACCGCGCCGGAATCGCCGGTTCCGTAGAACTTCGCCCACCGGGTCGGACGACCCGGGGTGACGAAGGAGGAGCAATGCGGAAGTCAGCGGTGGCCGCTCTGGCCGGAATGGCGGCGCTGGTGCTGTCGGCGTGCGGCAGCGGCGGCGACGAGGGGGACAAGGTCGCGTCGATCTCGTCGCCCCCGAGCTCGTCGGCCGCCGGCGACACGGGCGGCAGCGGCGGCACCGACGCCGACCGTGAACAGGCCATGCTGAAGTACGCGAAATGCATGCGGGACAACGGCATCGACATGCCCGATCCGAAGGGGGACGGCCAGGGCGTCACGATCGCCCTGCCGGGTGGTGGCGGCGACGGCAAGCTGGAGAAGGCCAGTGAGACCTGCAAGCACTTCCTGCCCAACGGCGGCGAGCCGAAGAAGCTCAGCCCGCAGGAGCTGGACGAGGCCCGTGAGCAGGCCAAGTGCATGCGTGAGCACGGTGTCGACATGCCGGACCCGAATCCGGACGGCGGTGCCCGGATGATGCCCGGGATCAAGGCCGGGGAGCAGGACAAGTTCAGCGAGGCGGCCAAGGCCTGCGGTATGGGTGACGCCGCGCCGGCCGCGGCGGGGGGCTCGAAGTGACCGGAAAGTCCCGGCGGGCCCGCTGGCTCGTCGCGGTCGCGGCGGCGGTCGTCGTACTGGGCACGACGACTGTCGTGGTGCTCACGCGGGTGGCCGAGGGCGCGTCCGCCCCGGCCGCCGGACCGAAGCCGGTCGAGACCACCGAGGTGGTCAAGGCCGACCTCAGCGACGAGGAAGAGGCCGAAGGCACCCTCGGCTACGGCTCGGAAACCGCGGTGAACGGACGGAAATCCGGCACGCTGACCTGGTTGCCGGCACCCGGGTCGAAGCTTTCCCGCGGCGACACCGTGTACGGAGTGGACGCGAAGCCGGTGCCGTTGTTCTACGGCAGCCTGCCGTTCTACCGCGACCTTTCGGTGGGCGTGGACAAGGGCGAGGACGTCAAGGAACTGGAAGAAAACCTGCGGGCACTGGGTTTCGGCGGATTCGGCACGCCGGACACCTCGTTCACCTCGGCGACCGCCGCGGCGGTGAAGCGGTGGCAGAAGTCGCTCGGCGCCGAGCGGACCGGCACCTTCGGCCAGGGCGACGTCGTACTCGCCGCCGGTGAACTGCGGGTGTCCGAGGCCTCCGGGCAGCTCGGCGGTCCGGCGCAGGGGTCGGTACTGAAGACGACCGGTACGGCGCGCTCGGTGGAGGTGAAGATCGACGCGGAGAAACAGCAGCTCGCGCAGGTGGACGCGAAGGTCGCGGTGACCGTGAACGGGACCGGGACCACCGGCACGGTCACCGACGTCGGCCACGTCGCCGAACCGGGCAAGGACGCCGCGGGCCAGCCCAACGGGAAGCTCACCATCACCGTCACCGTGCGGCTGGACGACCCGAAGGCGGCAGGTTCGCTCGATTCGGCACCGGTGACCGTACGGTTCACCAAGGACGTCCACAAGGGAGTGCTGGCCGTTCCGGTCGGGGCGCTGCTGGCGCTCGCCGAGGGCGGATACGCGGTGCAGGTCGAGCAGAACGGGCAGCAGCGGCTGATCGGGGTCGAGACCGGGCTGTTCAGCGGTGGCAAGGTGGAGGTCTCCGGGACCGGGCTGGCCGAGGGCATGCGGGTGGTGACGACCTCGTGACGCCGGTGCTCGCCGTGCGCGGGGCCGCACGCACCTATCCGGGCGGGGTGGCCGCGCTGCGGGACGTCTCGCTGTCGCTCGCGGAGGGCGAGCTCGCCGCGATCGTGGGCCCGTCCGGTTCGGGCAAGTCGACGTTGCTGCAGCTGATGGGCACCCTCGACCGGCCGACCGCGGGGCGGATCGAGGTACGCGGGCACGACGTCGCCACGCTGTCGGACCGCAGGCTGGCCGCGCTGCGGTCACGCTGGATCGGGTTCGTCTTCCAGCAGTTCTTCCTCGACGAGGGGCTCGGCGCGGTGGACAACGTCTGCACCGGGCTGCTGTACGCGGGTGTCGCGCGTCGCGAACGGCGACGGCGGGCGATGGCCGCGCTGGAGCGGGTCGGGCTGTCGCACCGGGCCGAACACCGGCCCGGCGAACTGTCCGGCGGCGAACGGCAGCGGGTGGCGATCGCCCGCGCGGTGGTCAGCGAACCGGCCATCCTCCTCGCCGACGAGCCGACCGGGAACCTCGACACCGGCACCGGCGCCGCGGTGCTCGCACTGCTGGGCGAGCTGAGCGCGGACGGCACCACGATCGTCGTGATCACCCATGACCGGGAGATCGCGGCCGGGCTGCCCCGCCAGATCGAACTGCTCGACGGCACCCTGCAACGCGACACCGGGCACCCCGGAACCGGCCACCCCGGCACCCGAGGAACCCCGAGGCAGCCGCGGCACCGGACGCCGGTCGTCACGCCGGTCGTCACGCCGGTCGTCTCGGTCCCGGTCCGCGAGGTGCGGGACGCGGCAGGCCATCCGGTCACGCGGCCGATCGCCGGTGGTGCCGGTGGTGACGCGCCGGCCGAGGGGCGGCTCGTGCATGGGGACGGCGGGTCGACCGCTGGTCCGATTGCCGGTGGCGACAGTGCTTCACTGGCCGGTCCGGTCGTCCGCGGGGAAGGCGGGCCGCGATGACCACGGTCGCACCACCACCACCGCCACCACCATCCGCGCCCGCCTCGCCGCCGGAACCGCCACCGGTGCCGTCGCCCGCGCGGCTCGGGGTGCGGGACGTGCTCGCGCTCGGGGCGCACGGGATGCGGACCCGCCCGGTGCGGGCCGTGCTGTCGGCGCTCGGGATCGCCATCGGCGTGGCCGCGATGGTCGCGGTGCTGGCGATCCCGGCGTCGAGCGCGAAAGCGATCCACGACCGGCTCGCCGCGCTCGGTACCAACCTGCTGACCGCCGCGCCGGGGCAGACCCTGTTCGGGGAGGACGCGACGCTGCCCGACGGCGCGGTCGACCGGGCACTGCGGATCGGCCCGGTGCAGGCCGCCGCGGAACTCGGGCTGACCAGCCAGAGTGTGCGCCGCAACGACCACATACCGGCCGAGGAGACGTCCGGGCTGTCGGTGTACGCGGCGCATCCGGAGCTGCTCGGCGTACTGGGCGGAGAGATCGTGTCCGGGGCGTTCCTCGGGCCGGCGAACGAGAAGTTCCCGGTCGTCGTACTCGGCCGGGAGGCTGCCGCGCGGCTGGGTGTCGACCACGTCGACCCGGCCCGGCCACCGCAGGTCTGGCTGGCCGGACGCTGGTTCACCGTCGCCGGGGTGCTCGGCCCGATGCCGCTCGCGCCCGAGGTGGAACGGTCGGTGCTGGTGGGCTGGGGCACCGCACAGGCGCTGCTCGGCTTCGACGGGCATCCGACCACCGTGTACGTCCGTGCCGACGAATCGCAGGTGCCCGCGGTGCGTGAGGTGCTCGGCGCGACGCTGAACCCGGCGTCACCGGAGGAGGTGGACGTCCGCCGTCCCTCCGACGCGCTCGAAGCGCAGCAGCTGACCGAAAACAGCTACAGCGCGTTGTTCCTCGGCCTGGGTGGGGTGGCGCTGCTGGTCGGCGGCGTCGGCGTGGCCAACACGATGGTGATCTCGGTGCTGGAACGACGCCGGGAAATCGGCCTGCGCCGGGCGCTCGGCGCGACCCGCCGGCAGGTCCGCGGGCAGTTCCTCGCGGAATCGGTGCTGCTGTCCGGGCTCGGCGGGATCGTCGGGGTGCTCATCGGCGTGCTGGCGACCGCCGGGTACGCACTGAGCCAGGGCTGGCCCGCGGTACTGCCGCCGCTCGCGCTGATCGGCGGGATCGCGGTGTCCGCCGTGGTCGGCGCCGTCGCCGGGGCCTACCCCGCGGCCCGCGCCGCACGGCTGCCACCCAGCCGCGCCCTCGCCTGAACCCTCGTGAGTGGTGAGACCGGTTCTCACCACTCACGAGGGGGTGGGTCAGGACTGGCGTTCGACGACGTACTCGATGCAGCGGGTGAGCTGGGTGATGTCGTCCGGGTCGATCGCCGGGAACAGGCCGATGCGCAGCTGGTTGCGGCCCAGCTTCCGGTACGGCTCGGTGTCGACGATGCCGTTCGCGCGCAACACCTTCGCCACCGCGGCGGCGTCGACCTCGTCGGCGAAGTCCACCGTGCCCACGACCTGCGAACGCAGCGCCGGATCGGTCACGAACGGCGTGGTGTAGGACGTCTTCTCCGCCCATTCGTAGAGCCGGCCCGAGGATTCCTTGGTCCGCGCCGTGGTCCAGTCGAGCCCGCCCTGGCCGTTCATCCACTCGATCTGCTCGGCGAGCAGGAAGAGCGTGGCCACCGCGGGGGTGTTGTAGGTCTGGTCCTTGCGCGAGTTGTCCAGCGCCGTGGTCAGCGACAGGAACTCGGGGATCCAGCGGTCGCCGCCGCCGAGCTCGCCGATCCGCTCGACCGCGGCGGGCGAGGCGAGGGCGATCCACAGCCCGCCGTCGGAGGCGAACGACTTCTGCGGCGCGAAGTAGTACACGTCGAAGTCCTCGGCCTTGACCGGCAGGCCGCCGGCACCCGAGGTGGCGTCGATCGCGACCAGCGCGCCCGCACTGCCCGCCGGACGGCGCACCGGCACCGCCACCCCGGTGGAGGTCTCGTTGTGCGCCCAGCCGACGAGGTCGGCGCCCGCCTGGTAGGCGATCTCCGGCGCGCTGCCGGGCTCGCCCTTGACCACGACGGAGTCCTTGAGGAACGGCGCCTTGTTCGTCACGGTCGCGAACTTCGAGGAGAACTCACCGTAGGTGAAGTGCTGCGCCTGCTCCCGCACGAGCCCGAACGCGGCGGCGTCCCAGAACGCGGTGGTGCCGCCGTTGCCGAGGATCACCTCGTAGCCCTCGGGCAGCGAGAACAGTTCGGACAGGCCGGCCCGAACCCGCCCGACGAGGGACTTCACCGGCTTCTGCCGGTGGGAGGTGCCCAGGTAGGTGGACCCGGAGCGGGCGAGGCTGACGAGCTGCTCTTCGCGGACCTTCGAGGGTCCGCAGCCGAAGCGGCCGTCGGCCGGCTTGAGGTCTGCGGGGATGCTCAACTCGGCGTCGGTCATGTGGCCAGTCTCTCAGGTCGGGACGACGCTGCTGACGGCGGTGGCCCGCTGTCCGCGATGTGGGAGCAGAACCGGATCACCGGGTGGCCGGGGTACGTCCGCGGGCTCAGCGCCAGCCGGCTTCGTCCACCCCGCCCGGGATCGGGGCGGCCGGATCGTAGGGGGTGCGGCTGAAGATGAACGTGGCCAGGTTCAGATGGTCGGCCGTTCCGTCCGGTCCGCGGCCGACGGTCAGCGTTTCGCCCGCGTAGTAGCCGTCCAGGCCCAGCCACTGGTCCGGGCCGGTCGGGTGGAAGCGGGAGGCGCGGCCGCCGC carries:
- a CDS encoding TrmH family RNA methyltransferase; translated protein: MAELIFTEDGAHPGLDDFRDLSTADRRPDRPGGRGLVIAEGTVVVGRLLASRYPVRALLGVHRRVRELEGALTDLDVPAYVTSAETMAGVVGFHLNRGVLAVADRPVPPTVGEIVDRAKVLAVLEGVGDHENLGALFRNAAALGVDGVLLGPGCSDPLYRRSVRVSMGHVLRVPFASFDAWPDGLDVLRDRGFRVAALTPRPDSIPLRGLRDQLPGPIALMLGAEGPGLSEEAIAAADVAVRVEMVAGVDSLNVATAAAIAFHEVAAG
- a CDS encoding DUF2537 domain-containing protein, translating into MELRIRGEHAVLAGPGGEQGREVDPRRLAIGADLAEALHEWARVASAVTRAEAGTDAARAVVAQRGRQLAVRLAAVMGTQVRFVDPVTGAETVIEPPARERGPRRAGRSSAAPEPTPWFTGLTVSLFSAIVVVVAMLALAGTLARETSGWLAVVAALVVTGGIVPSLWLGRRVPILRWAVYGVGGGLVVAWAGVLATVW
- a CDS encoding MmcQ/YjbR family DNA-binding protein; amino-acid sequence: MAPLEELRALCTALPEVTERLSHGEPTWFVRGRTTFVMYAARHHDDRLAFWCAAPPDVQEELVSTEPDRFFRPPYVGHRGWLGVRLDVEVDWAEVDHIVREAYRQVAPPSLAALLDG
- the sepH gene encoding septation protein SepH, giving the protein MRALRVVGLHEDGKSLVLEDPASRTRFLLPADERLRAAARGDIARLGQIEIELESQMRPREIQARIRAGESVDQVASSAGVSAQRVERFAYPVLLERSRTAELAQSAHPVREDGPDVQTLGEVIAYAFGVRGHDYGQAQWDAWRGEDGKWVVVLRWKAGRSDNRAHWSFSPGAHGGTVHALDENAEVLLNPNAYRAPRTVRALEPARDAVVQPTLDSTDEVPEIEGPGERDEDDDTREIPRVPGDEDGAEQPRTKPKKNHPIVPSWEDVLLGVRTQRG
- a CDS encoding sensor histidine kinase, translated to MRLSIRTRLTALYGGLFLLAGLALLVINYLLVNSSLPEAAGFVATRPVVDLTQSAGSAVQISPALPARPAPSDTITAVSVVSDYRSTTLSTLLVGSAIALLVAAALAVFFGWIMASRTLRPLHTITSTARKLEAGRLDRRINLDGPGDELKELADTFDGMLDRLGEAFDSQKRFVANASHELRTPLAVQRTLIEVSLADPQAGPELRKLGEHLLLTNERSERMIEGLLVLARSDRGLASRSPVRLDQVVTSVVEATAGQAAEAGVTVETRLPARTVAGDPVLLERLVTNLVVNAITYNTRGGWVHVEVGGDPALTVRNSGPVVPAEAAAGLFEPFRRLDAERTGDARNAGLGLSIVASVARAHDGEAHARPGTRGGLVVSVRLPPHG
- a CDS encoding response regulator transcription factor — encoded protein: MRVLVVEDERLLADSVAEGLRRLSMAVDVCYDGRQAMERVGVHGYDVVVLDRDLPLVHGDQVCGALLEQGGQARVLMLTAAADVMDRVAGLGLGADDYLTKPFVFAELVARVQALGRRARPALPPVLERGDVVLDLPRHQASRAGRFLSLSPKEFAVLEVLMRAEGAVVSAEELLEKAWDEHADPFTNAVRVAMMTLRRKLGEPQVIETVPGAGYRFGV
- a CDS encoding peptidoglycan-binding protein, coding for MTGKSRRARWLVAVAAAVVVLGTTTVVVLTRVAEGASAPAAGPKPVETTEVVKADLSDEEEAEGTLGYGSETAVNGRKSGTLTWLPAPGSKLSRGDTVYGVDAKPVPLFYGSLPFYRDLSVGVDKGEDVKELEENLRALGFGGFGTPDTSFTSATAAAVKRWQKSLGAERTGTFGQGDVVLAAGELRVSEASGQLGGPAQGSVLKTTGTARSVEVKIDAEKQQLAQVDAKVAVTVNGTGTTGTVTDVGHVAEPGKDAAGQPNGKLTITVTVRLDDPKAAGSLDSAPVTVRFTKDVHKGVLAVPVGALLALAEGGYAVQVEQNGQQRLIGVETGLFSGGKVEVSGTGLAEGMRVVTTS
- a CDS encoding ABC transporter permease, yielding MRTRPVRAVLSALGIAIGVAAMVAVLAIPASSAKAIHDRLAALGTNLLTAAPGQTLFGEDATLPDGAVDRALRIGPVQAAAELGLTSQSVRRNDHIPAEETSGLSVYAAHPELLGVLGGEIVSGAFLGPANEKFPVVVLGREAAARLGVDHVDPARPPQVWLAGRWFTVAGVLGPMPLAPEVERSVLVGWGTAQALLGFDGHPTTVYVRADESQVPAVREVLGATLNPASPEEVDVRRPSDALEAQQLTENSYSALFLGLGGVALLVGGVGVANTMVISVLERRREIGLRRALGATRRQVRGQFLAESVLLSGLGGIVGVLIGVLATAGYALSQGWPAVLPPLALIGGIAVSAVVGAVAGAYPAARAARLPPSRALA
- the serC gene encoding phosphoserine transaminase, with the translated sequence MTDAELSIPADLKPADGRFGCGPSKVREEQLVSLARSGSTYLGTSHRQKPVKSLVGRVRAGLSELFSLPEGYEVILGNGGTTAFWDAAAFGLVREQAQHFTYGEFSSKFATVTNKAPFLKDSVVVKGEPGSAPEIAYQAGADLVGWAHNETSTGVAVPVRRPAGSAGALVAIDATSGAGGLPVKAEDFDVYYFAPQKSFASDGGLWIALASPAAVERIGELGGGDRWIPEFLSLTTALDNSRKDQTYNTPAVATLFLLAEQIEWMNGQGGLDWTTARTKESSGRLYEWAEKTSYTTPFVTDPALRSQVVGTVDFADEVDAAAVAKVLRANGIVDTEPYRKLGRNQLRIGLFPAIDPDDITQLTRCIEYVVERQS